A window from Salvia miltiorrhiza cultivar Shanhuang (shh) chromosome 2, IMPLAD_Smil_shh, whole genome shotgun sequence encodes these proteins:
- the LOC131009294 gene encoding transcription factor bHLH162-like — protein sequence MGKPCRIPSNASKNPRIERKIIEKNRRNKMKNLYSQLVSHLPPQPSSLVEGAPLPDQIDQVVEHIKNMKTKLEKLRQKKDFLLQRNKQPINNNSCITNTQNEGKNLISSPLVEVQDMGPNLDVVLAKNLQNFSSFRDIISLVHQHGVEIASASFSRDGNSSIQVLHDKVGHPKPGFDGATIARKMKELVCKGMNPSSSEVVESEMNLWDYGIDSNWGFEIPEVLLPGLQEFMVTMEKFKCDNQISV from the exons ATGGGGAAGCCTTGTCGAATTCCATCAAATGCAAGCAAAAATCCAAGAATTGAGAGGAAAATCATTGagaaaaatagaagaaataaaatgaagaaTCTCTATTCCCAGCTCGTTTCTCACCTTCCACCTCAGCCCTCCTcg CTAGTGGAAGGGGCGCCATTGCCGGATCAAATAGACCAAGTTGTGGAGCATATAAAAAACATGAAGACGAAGCTGGAGAAGTTGAGGCAAAAAAAGGATTTTTTATTGCAGAGAAATAAGCAGCCAATTAATAATAACTCATGCATTACAAATACACAAAATGAGGGCAAAAATTTGATATCATCACCTCTTGTTGAAGTTCAAGATATGGGGCCAAATCTTGATGTCGTCTTAGCAAAAAACCTTCAAAACTTCTCGAGTTTTCGCGATATCATAAGCTTGGTTCATCAACATGGAGTTGAGATTGCAAGTGCAAGCTTTTCTAGAGATGGCAACTCATCTATCCAAGTTCTCCACGATAag GTCGGGCATCCGAAACCGGGGTTTGATGGGGCGACGATCGCGAGAAAGATGAAGGAGTTGGTATGCAAAGGGATGAATCCATCAAGCAGTGAAGTAGTTGAATCAGAAATGAATTTGTGGGATTATGGAATTGATTCTAATTGGGGATTTGAAATTCCTGAGGTTTTGTTACCTGGCTTGCAGGAATTTATGGTCACAATGGAGAAATTTAAATGTGACAATCAAATTTCTGTGTAA
- the LOC131009201 gene encoding probable serine/threonine-protein kinase At1g54610, whose amino-acid sequence MGCVCGKPSSAVEDSEVSPKQRDLIRKASELRLARGVSSRRNESFSLKESLENGDVKIGLIDKKVSGSRKVRDDYYEKRKGSCEDLGGNFPSLGSLPRAVEGEQVAAGWPSWLVAVAGEAIRGWTPRKADTFEKLDKIGQGTYSSVYKGRDLLTNKYVALKKVRFDNMDPESVKFMAREILILRRLDHPNIIKLEGLVTSRTSSSLYLVFEYMEHDLTGLASLPGVRFTEPQVKCYMKQLLSGLDYCHSNGVLHRDIKGSNLLINNHGVLKIADFGLASYFDNHNKIPLTSRVVTLWYRPPELLLGATQYGVAVDLWSAGCILGELYAGKPIMPGRTEVEQLHKIFKLCGSPSEDYWRKSKLPHSPVFKPIQPYRRRIADTFKDRHDAAVRLMEILLSVDPSDRGTAASALESEFFKTNPVACDPSSLPKYPPSKEIDAKLREEEARRKGAAGAKGHKGENDSKKSRELRTVAGLDPNTELARLMPRRHGHVDSKSRSEFFNTQKADAASGLAMDQSERAQVLSERSKDLQNPRERVISNSGPLAPPVSWTPSGKKNDDVPITSARNGLPSAECRDSLGSQHVGATNQAGRFSQSFGEAVRKHDRRRASQILQGTQQADYGRIISTKETVLEGHGQKERKIHFSGPLLAPSNNIEQVLKEHDCRIQEAARRLKNEKTRGGRVRPHETHPSAKQTYVSTESAG is encoded by the exons ATGGGGTGTGTTTGTGGGAAGCCATCTTCAGCAGTTGAAGATAGTGAGGTGAGCCCAAAACAGAGAGACCTGATTAGGAAGGCTTCTGAACTGCGTTTGGCTAGAGGGGTTTCTTCGAGAAGGAATGAGAGTTTCTCATTGAAGGAGAGTTTGGAGAATGGTGATGTTAAAATTGGGTTGATTGATAAGAAGGTTAGTGGGTCTAGGAAGGTGAGGGATGATTACTATGAGAAGAGGAAAGGGAGCTGTGAGGATCTAGGTGGCAACTTTCCCAGCTTGGGGAGCCTTCCGAGGGCGGTGGAGGGCGAGCAGGTCGCTGCCGGATGGCCGTCTTGGCTGGTCGCGGTGGCTGGGGAGGCCATCCGCGGCTGGACTCCGCGGAAGGCTGATACCTTCGAAAAACTTGATAAG ATTGGCCAAGGTACTTACAGTAGCGTATATAAGGGCCGTGATCTCCTGACTAATAAATACGTGGCTCTGAAGAAAGTACGTTTCGATAATATGGATCCTGAAAGCGTAAAATTTATGGCGAGGGAGATTCTCATTCTGCGAAGGCTTGATCACCCGAATATTATCAAGCTGGAAGGCTTGGTCACTTCAAGAACGTCTTCGAGTTTATATCTTGTCTTTGAATATATGGAACATGATCTCACCGGACTTGCATCACTACCCGGTGTCAGGTTCACAGAGCCACAG GTGAAGTGCTACATGAAGCAGCTATTGAGTGGACTAGATTATTGTCATAGCAACGGTGTCCTGCATCGTGATATTAAGGGTTCGAATCTCTTGATTAACAATCACGGCGTCTTGAAAATTGCTGATTTTGGCTTGGCGAGTTACTTTGATAATCACAACAAAATCCCTCTTACAAGCCGTGTCGTGACATTGTGGTATCGGCCACCTGAACTTTTGCTTGGAGCGACTCAGTATGGAGTTGCTGTCGACTTATGGAGTGCTGGCTGCATACTCGGAGAGTTGTACGCTGGCAAGCCCATCATGCCGGGTAGAACTGAG gttgagcagctgcatAAGATATTCAAGCTTTGTGGTTCTCCGTCCGAGGATTATTGGAGAAAATCGAAGCTACCTCATTCGCCGGTCTTTAAGCCCATTCAGCCTTACAGACGGCGGATTGCTGATACCTTTAAGGATCGTCATGATGCTGCTGTAAGGCTGATGGAGATCCTACTCTCTGTCGATCCTTCAGATCGAGGGACTGCAGCTAGTGCTCTCGAGAGTGAG TTCTTCAAAACAAATCCCGTTGCGTGTGATCCGTCGAGTTTGCCCAAATATCCTCCAAGCAAAGAGATAGATGCGAAATTGAGAGAAGAGGAAGCAAGAAG GAAAGGAGCTGCGGGGGCCAAGGGACACAAGGGCGAAAACGATTCAAAAAAATCGAGAGAATTGAGAACTGTGGCAGGACTCGATCCCAACACGGAGCTTGCTAGGTTAATGCCG AGGAGGCACGGCCATGTGGACTCAAAGAGCCGTAGCGAGTTTTTCAACACTCAGAAGGCAGACGCCGCTTCTGGTCTTGCGATGGATCAATCGGAACGAGCACAAGTTTTGTCCGAAAGGAGCAAAGATCTGCAGAATCCTAGGGAGAGAGTGATTTCTAATTCCGGCCCTCTTGCTCCGCCCGTGAGTTGGACGCCGTCCGGGAAGAAAAACGACGATGTTCCTATTACTTCCGCGAGAAACGGTCTGCCATCTGCAGAATGCCGAGACAGTTTAGGTTCCCAACACGTCGGGGCTACAAATCAAGCAGGTAGGTTCTCGCAGTCGTTTGGAGAGGCCGTGAGGAAGCACGACAGGAGGCGAGCGTCGCAAATACTTCAGGGCACTCAGCAAGCCGACTACGGAAGAATAATCAGCACGAAAGAAACCGTCTTG GAGGGGCACGGTCAGAAGGAGAGAAAGATCCATTTCTCCGGCCCTCTGCTCGCCCCTTCGAACAACATCGAGCAGGTGCTCAAAGAGCATGATTGCCGGATCCAAGAAGCTGCTCGGCGTTTGAAGAACGAGAAGACGAGAGGCGGTAGAGTTCGGCCTCACGAGACGCATCCCTCGGCTAAGCAGACGTACGTCTCGACAGAAAGCGCTGGCTAG
- the LOC131009240 gene encoding mannan endo-1,4-beta-mannosidase 2-like: protein MVKSKMFGGNGVLYPIVGFASCVAFIYLSFGDLWINIHGDAKLSFVERNGTQFIVDGRPFYFNGWNSYWMMDHAADEFRRGKVRQMLQTGAKMGLTVCRTWAFNDGEYNALQITPGRFDERVFRALDYVIAESRRYGIRLMLCLVNNLQAYGGKTQYVKWAWEEGVGLSSSNDSFFYDPSIRRYFKHYVKTVLTRRNTLTGIEYRDDPTIFGWELINEPRCITDKSGDTLQDWIEEMSTFIKEIDRNHLLTVGLEGFYGPKSPKRLTVNPEIWASDVGTDFIRNSKISTVDFASVHIYPDHWTHNPDFEYKLKFVSRWMISHIEDGDKELKKPVMFTEFGLSTENADFTPAQRERFYKVILDIMYKSAVRNKSGAGSLVWQFLVEGMEESNDDFGIIPWKRQSTYRLFTEQSCKLARVQGALSTQLYYLRKLCTLR from the exons ATGGTTAAGAGCAAGATGTTTGGTGGGAATGGGGTGCTTTACCCCATTGTTGGCTTTGCATCATGTGTGGCTTTCATATACTTGTCTTTTGGGGATTTGTGGATCAACATTCATGGGGATGCAAAACTGAGCTTTGTGGAGAGGAATGGGACCCAGTTCATAGTTGATGGCAGGCCTTTCTATTTCAATGGGTGGAATTCTTACTGGATGATGGATCATGCTGCTGATGAGTTTAGGAGAGGGAAGGTTAGGCAGATGCTGCAGACTGGTGCAAAGATGGGTCTCACTGTGTGCAGGACTTGGGCCTTCAATGATGGTGAATACAATGCCCTCCAAATCACCCCCGGTCGATTCGATGAGAGGGTGTTCAGG GCCTTAGATTATGTTATTGCAGAATCAAGAAGATACGGAATAAGGCTAATGTTGTGCTTGGTGAATAACTTGCAAGCTTATGGTGGAAAGACGCAGTATGTCAAGTGGGCGTGGGAAGAAGGTGTCGGTTTGAGCTCTTCTAACGATTCCTTCTTTTATGACCCATCTATCCGGCGCTACTTCAAGCATTATGTTAAG ACTGTTCTAACAAGGAGGAACACATTGACCGGAATCGAGTATAGGGACGACCCGACTATCTTTGGATGGGAGTTAATCAATGAACCCCGCTGCATAACCGATAAATCCGGTGATACACTTCAG GATTGGATAGAAGAAATGTCGACTTTCATAAAAGAAATTGACAGGAACCATCTGCTTACCGTGGGTCTCGAAGGATTTTACGGCCCCAAAAGCCCTAAACGATTGACTGTCAATCCCGAGATCTGGGCATCTGATGTCGGAACTGATTTCATCCGCAATTCGAAGATCTCGACTGTCGATTTTGCATCGGTTCATATCTACCCTGATCACTG GACGCACAACCCCGATTTCGAGTACAAGCTGAAATTCGTGTCGAGATGGATGATCTCCCACATTGAGGACGGCGACAAGGAGCTGAAGAAGCCGGTGATGTTCACGGAGTTCGGGCTATCCACGGAGAACGCGGACTTCACCCCGGCCCAGCGCGAGAGGTTCTACAAGGTCATCCTCGACATCATGTACAAGTCCGCCGTGAGGAACAAGTCGGGGGCGGGGTCCCTCGTGTGGCAGTTCCTGGTGGAAGGGATGGAGGAGTCCAACGACGACTTCGGGATCATCCCGTGGAAGAGGCAGTCGACGTACCGGCTCTTCACCGAGCAGTCGTGCAAGCTCGCGAGGGTCCAAGGTGCACTCTCGACACAATTATATTACTTGAGAAAACTGTGCACACTAAGATGA
- the LOC131009285 gene encoding uncharacterized protein LOC131009285, with translation MDEVAMINQEKFRHPYHDLDDMVFWFHDEEEVLESSQKSRTFIDEEEEDKKENEENNNSEERKAFWELQEELLQTTLYRTTSFEARVRKAAKDAITKLNSAAGHGCSCRKTAAAVSCARCGLKEMSTLLQNDGFDCVVCVSKWKSSSQIPAAGQHTYLEVVESGGSKKGDMRVIIELNFRAEFEMAKSSQEYKKLVAKLPELFVGKIERLRNLVKILCGACKKFMEERKMYVAPWRKHKYMQAKWRGKPLLPPPVAVVAPPPRKVPSAKRVSMLSFDFVDTLLHNKTVEVI, from the exons ATGGATGAAGTAGCCATGATCAATCAAGAAAAATTCAGACACCCATACCATGATCTTGATGACATGGTTTTCTGGTTCCACGATGAAGAAGAAGTTCTAGAAAGTTCGCAAAAATCGAGAACATTCAtcgatgaagaagaagaagataaaaaagaaaatgaagagaATAACAATAGTGAAGAGCGAAAAGCATTTTGGGAGTTGCAAGAGGAACTTCTCCAA aCAACCTTGTATAGGACCACTAGCTTCGAGGCTAGGGTTAGGAAGGCTGCTAAGGATGCTATAACGAAGCTGAACTCCGCCGCCGGCCATGGCTGTTCTTGCCGGAAAACGGCCGCCGCCGTGAGCTGCGCAAGATGTGGATTGAAAGAAATGTCGACTCTGCTTCAAAATGATGGATTTGATTGCGTCGTGTGCGTGTCGAAATGGAAATCTTCATCGCAAATTCCAGCAGCGG gACAACACACATATTTGGAAGTTGTGGAGAGTGGGGGCTCCAAAAAGGGAGATATGAGAGTGATTATCGAGTTGAATTTTAGGGCAGAGTTCGAAATGGCAAAATCAAGCCAAGAATACAAAAAATTAGTTGCAAAATTACCTGAGCTTTTCGTGGGAAAAATCGAAAGGCTTAGGAATTTGGTAAAAATATTATGTGGTGCTTGTAAGAAATTCATGGAGGAGAGAAAAATGTACGTGGCTCCGTGGAGGAAGCACAAATATATGCAGGCCAAGTGGCGGGGCAAGCCGTTGCTGCCCCCGCCCGTCGCGGTGGTGGCGCCGCCACCGCGGAAGGTGCCGTCGGCGAAGAGGGTGTCGATGCTTAGTTTTGATTTTGTAGACACTTTGCTTCACAATAAGACGGTTGaggttatttaa